One segment of bacterium DNA contains the following:
- a CDS encoding T9SS type A sorting domain-containing protein, which translates to MHIRFQHLIFAALVISLVSLAYGLNYMYCTDSEVTVLGQRMHFSAMDSLMGPIRSNDCFGSNPLQLPYNYDFLMMACDSFAWGPYFRGSYVITDAPTLSFPHVVTSIRQQAAAQGNFYSFPGMQYRVQLESRVMRIDYWPEGAAYDSTRMIFVPLADSMVVFFDAQHVRIFGTLSTILILGASGQIGLEDNIVYTSSTGPQGQLAPNHPEKFALVAEGEIKILNTTANGRENSGGLGNSQTNPALTSIALNGVYCALGESFTFEQQNDVDSGYVYQDPPGSPHTDDRGTIYLWGSLTQARRGYVHRSTNGTTGYLKQYRYDPLLKFWHIGVFEGQENVLTPASINFGTIQAGRTVQDTVTVRNDFVPLTIDSIRVPSQFQAVRPDSYRWEQPIVVTFAPDHAGTFADTVRVYLDYYQQWFKIPVRGTATPNPNGSPDVILQPASFSLSVYPNPFNPTTQIAFTLPSAERVTVKVFDLLGQQISVLQNGLLTAGQHRVTFDGAQLPAGIYFLRLEAASHQRTLKLVLLK; encoded by the coding sequence ATGCACATCCGTTTCCAACATCTCATCTTTGCGGCGCTGGTCATATCGCTGGTGTCGCTCGCCTACGGTCTCAATTACATGTACTGCACCGACTCGGAAGTGACCGTGCTCGGCCAGCGCATGCATTTCTCGGCTATGGACAGCCTGATGGGGCCCATCCGCTCCAACGACTGCTTTGGTTCCAACCCGCTGCAATTGCCTTACAATTACGACTTTCTGATGATGGCCTGCGATAGCTTTGCCTGGGGGCCATATTTCCGCGGGTCGTACGTGATTACGGATGCACCGACGCTGTCCTTCCCGCACGTTGTAACGTCAATCCGCCAGCAGGCAGCGGCACAGGGAAATTTCTACAGTTTTCCGGGGATGCAGTACCGGGTTCAACTCGAATCTCGCGTCATGCGAATAGACTATTGGCCAGAAGGGGCAGCCTATGACAGCACCAGGATGATTTTTGTGCCTCTCGCCGATTCCATGGTGGTGTTCTTTGATGCACAGCACGTACGCATCTTCGGAACTCTCAGTACGATCTTGATACTTGGTGCCTCCGGACAAATCGGTTTGGAAGACAACATCGTCTATACCAGCTCCACCGGGCCGCAGGGACAGCTTGCCCCCAATCATCCAGAGAAGTTCGCACTGGTCGCTGAAGGAGAAATCAAGATTCTGAACACGACGGCCAATGGCCGCGAGAATTCGGGCGGCCTCGGTAATAGCCAGACGAATCCCGCTCTCACCAGCATCGCCTTGAATGGCGTTTATTGTGCGTTAGGCGAAAGCTTCACCTTCGAGCAGCAGAATGACGTAGACAGCGGCTATGTCTATCAGGATCCTCCCGGTTCGCCGCACACGGATGATCGTGGCACCATCTATCTGTGGGGATCCCTGACGCAGGCGCGGCGCGGCTATGTGCACCGGTCAACCAATGGTACCACGGGCTATTTGAAACAGTACCGTTATGATCCGCTACTGAAGTTCTGGCACATCGGAGTCTTTGAGGGTCAGGAAAATGTGCTGACACCGGCCTCCATCAACTTCGGCACCATTCAAGCAGGCAGAACCGTGCAGGATACGGTGACGGTCCGCAATGACTTTGTCCCCCTGACGATTGACAGCATCCGCGTGCCGTCTCAGTTTCAGGCGGTGCGGCCCGACAGCTACCGCTGGGAGCAGCCGATTGTGGTCACATTCGCGCCGGACCATGCGGGAACATTTGCCGATACCGTTCGCGTCTATCTCGACTATTATCAGCAGTGGTTCAAGATCCCCGTCCGCGGCACGGCAACCCCAAATCCGAACGGGTCTCCCGACGTCATCCTTCAGCCCGCATCCTTCAGTCTCTCCGTCTATCCCAACCCCTTCAACCCAACCACCCAGATCGCTTTCACGTTGCCATCGGCAGAAAGGGTAACGGTCAAGGTCTTCGACCTTCTCGGCCAGCAGATCTCGGTCCTGCAAAACGGTTTGCTGACAGCAGGTCAACATCGCGTGACCTTTGACGGGGCGCAGCTTCCGGCGGGGATCTATTTCCTGCGGCTGGAAGCGGCATCCCACCAAAGAACACTCAAACTTGTGCTGCTGAAGTAA
- a CDS encoding arylamine N-acetyltransferase produces the protein MLPAHPPAAQDLFDRYLSLLGVTRRAPGYAALTELVRAHLRRVPFENVSKLFYKKRYGWRGFPDLDRFLAGIEAFHFGGTCYANNGHFHSLLRHLGYDVTLCGADMSAPDVHVVSLVRTEGREFLVDVGYGAPFLDPLPRDLPADVVIIHGEDRYVLAPQDAAGRSRLTLRRRGELRHGYTVNPAPRAIADFSAVIADSFCPDATFMNGVLIATYTPGGSRVLHNLESLEMAGGQTIRRTLTGPEAVAEEAERLFAIPRAVVAEALTEIPAFRDVWE, from the coding sequence ATGCTTCCCGCCCACCCGCCAGCGGCTCAGGATCTGTTCGACCGCTACCTGTCTCTGTTGGGCGTCACGCGCCGGGCTCCCGGCTATGCGGCTCTTACCGAACTGGTGCGGGCGCATCTGCGGCGCGTGCCGTTCGAAAATGTTTCCAAGCTCTTTTACAAAAAGCGCTACGGTTGGCGGGGCTTTCCGGATCTTGACCGGTTCCTTGCGGGGATCGAGGCCTTTCACTTCGGCGGCACCTGCTACGCCAACAATGGCCATTTCCATTCCCTGCTGCGCCATCTTGGCTATGACGTGACATTGTGCGGCGCGGACATGAGCGCGCCGGATGTGCACGTGGTCAGCCTCGTACGGACGGAGGGGCGAGAATTTCTGGTGGATGTGGGCTACGGTGCGCCGTTTCTGGACCCCCTGCCGCGCGATCTGCCCGCAGACGTTGTGATCATCCATGGCGAGGATCGCTATGTGCTCGCGCCGCAGGACGCAGCGGGCCGGTCGCGGCTGACCCTGCGTCGCCGTGGCGAACTGCGGCACGGCTACACCGTGAATCCTGCGCCGCGCGCAATCGCCGATTTCTCTGCCGTAATTGCCGATTCCTTCTGCCCCGACGCAACCTTTATGAACGGCGTGCTCATCGCCACGTACACACCCGGCGGCTCGCGCGTGCTGCACAATCTGGAAAGCCTCGAAATGGCGGGCGGGCAGACCATCCGGCGCACCCTTACGGGCCCTGAGGCCGTGGCCGAAGAGGCCGAGCGCCTCTTCGCCATTCCCCGCGCCGTTGTTGCCGAAGCCCTGACCGAAATCCCGGCCTTCCGCGACGTGTGGGAATGA
- a CDS encoding T9SS type A sorting domain-containing protein, which translates to MLRLVAALVFLSTVAFSQPFTGPFTVTELTTMATISQPHLTLRNADTADVFYQIADTVFHATVLLQNGQVVAGPEALTTHGSGWTRWLADVTMTSSRWVALVYDTTSAINQTVIYTGGDAADTGRVIDSGNNWCDNSPWTYASRHVSPVLAPRDSGYAAAWIDYWDVRTPQQQEGGISVSGEDYLWSGEVAQTLNYFQGPRDRLMIRSISPDSLIALGSDPSLFLLLPHEMVQPPPTPLDCPANVVNFLRTRAAHTLVLCASDRARLYEVVGQSAQARATTEGLPLASASHPDFGMAWLAGGIGDWYLFRADTMGAISSLPGLLAEPQAGYLISEAALAMTGNGLIAALWVEYSPLDSSTVSLHLASLGWDTPLQSSDRHSSLHPSAFSLSSSPNPFNSEAQIEYSLPQAQKIVLSVYNLLGQKVATLFDGMQAAGTHTQSWSPAGAGGIYFAVLKSGQTTRTLKLAYLK; encoded by the coding sequence ATGCTACGCTTAGTTGCTGCTTTAGTGTTCCTGTCGACGGTTGCCTTCTCGCAGCCCTTCACCGGACCTTTCACGGTGACCGAACTGACCACCATGGCCACCATTTCCCAGCCGCATCTGACCTTGCGCAATGCGGACACGGCGGATGTATTCTATCAGATCGCCGACACGGTATTTCATGCCACGGTGTTGCTGCAGAACGGGCAGGTGGTGGCGGGACCGGAAGCGTTGACGACGCATGGCTCCGGCTGGACGCGCTGGCTGGCCGACGTGACCATGACGAGTTCGAGGTGGGTGGCACTCGTTTACGACACCACGTCCGCGATCAATCAGACCGTTATTTATACGGGTGGAGATGCCGCAGACACGGGCAGGGTCATCGATTCGGGAAACAACTGGTGTGACAACAGCCCATGGACGTATGCCAGCCGCCATGTTTCGCCAGTGCTCGCGCCGCGAGACAGCGGCTATGCCGCTGCCTGGATTGATTATTGGGATGTCCGCACACCGCAACAGCAGGAAGGCGGCATTAGTGTTAGTGGCGAGGATTATCTGTGGTCAGGCGAGGTGGCGCAGACGTTGAACTATTTTCAAGGACCAAGAGACCGTCTTATGATCCGCTCGATTTCACCGGACTCTCTTATTGCCCTTGGTTCGGATCCATCGCTGTTCCTGCTTCTGCCGCACGAAATGGTGCAACCACCGCCCACCCCACTGGATTGCCCGGCAAATGTCGTGAACTTTTTGCGCACGCGCGCCGCGCATACCCTCGTACTTTGCGCTTCGGACAGGGCACGCCTCTATGAAGTTGTTGGGCAGAGTGCTCAAGCGCGCGCTACCACGGAAGGCTTGCCCCTCGCTTCCGCGTCCCATCCCGACTTCGGCATGGCGTGGCTCGCCGGCGGCATCGGGGACTGGTATTTGTTCCGCGCGGACACGATGGGCGCGATTTCGTCTCTTCCGGGTTTGCTCGCCGAACCGCAAGCGGGTTACCTGATCTCGGAGGCCGCATTGGCCATGACCGGTAACGGCCTGATCGCCGCGCTGTGGGTCGAATACAGCCCGCTCGATTCCAGCACCGTTTCTCTGCACCTTGCGTCCCTCGGCTGGGATACTCCGCTGCAATCAAGTGATCGGCATTCCAGCCTTCATCCTTCAGCCTTCAGCCTTTCTTCCAGTCCCAATCCGTTCAACAGTGAGGCGCAAATCGAGTACAGTCTGCCACAGGCGCAGAAGATCGTTCTTTCCGTCTACAATCTGCTGGGGCAAAAAGTGGCGACATTGTTTGACGGGATGCAGGCCGCAGGCACGCACACACAGAGCTGGTCTCCGGCGGGAGCGGGCGGAATCTACTTTGCCGTGCTGAAATCCGGACAGACCACACGCACGCTTAAGCTGGCCTATCTGAAGTAA
- a CDS encoding T9SS type A sorting domain-containing protein, with amino-acid sequence MQRALLALLFLSSALFAQPPRGPFTVFETGSYARMSDLHVTLRSADTADVFYASQNTVYHLAVTLQDGQMFAGPQELAMEGQNWTRQICDAVWTGADWAVLVYDTTAEFNRTLIYRGLDTPGDGEIVAADRTRPTGLPYSEGSYNYSLHLAPRVGGGFVAAWLNAWEYVVTQGGAREAGVSWLGMDYPPDTAAVRIGHDDFGRDYDAMLIRSVRADSVLACGISTLDSTAMLRHLSPFFEPPSVWNREYACWAPHPVGFLATPGGRLFVLANADSARLMELRNETSLLRQTTRGVPHSFAGDRNYGMAWLSGGATELYVMRVDTSGGMFYLPGLLATPRSGFHLGESTLGMATDGFLASVWLENGVQDTSRVQLRIISLSPYAILDAGSSFIPHPSSFILSSSPNPFNGTLRIEYTLPHAGPLELSIYNVLGQKIEQLISGPQIAGSHTLMWTPQCGTGIYFVMLKSADAVRTSKVVYLK; translated from the coding sequence ATGCAACGCGCTCTTCTTGCCCTGTTGTTCCTTTCGTCGGCGCTCTTTGCCCAGCCGCCGCGCGGGCCGTTCACGGTCTTTGAGACCGGCAGCTATGCGCGGATGAGCGATCTGCATGTCACGCTGCGCAGCGCGGATACGGCGGATGTCTTTTATGCTTCTCAGAATACGGTCTATCATCTTGCGGTCACGCTGCAGGACGGCCAGATGTTTGCCGGGCCGCAGGAACTGGCAATGGAAGGCCAGAACTGGACGCGGCAGATCTGCGACGCCGTCTGGACCGGAGCGGACTGGGCGGTACTGGTCTATGACACCACGGCCGAGTTCAACCGCACGCTCATCTACCGCGGGCTGGATACTCCCGGCGACGGCGAAATCGTGGCCGCGGACCGCACCCGTCCCACGGGACTGCCCTATAGTGAAGGCAGTTACAACTATTCCCTGCATCTGGCGCCGCGAGTCGGAGGTGGATTCGTGGCCGCATGGCTGAATGCCTGGGAGTATGTGGTGACTCAAGGCGGTGCACGGGAAGCCGGCGTAAGCTGGCTGGGCATGGACTATCCGCCGGATACCGCCGCGGTGCGCATCGGACATGATGATTTCGGGCGGGACTATGACGCCATGTTGATCCGCTCCGTGCGCGCGGATTCGGTGCTGGCCTGCGGCATATCCACCCTCGACAGCACGGCCATGTTGCGCCACCTGTCCCCGTTCTTTGAGCCGCCAAGTGTCTGGAACCGGGAATACGCCTGCTGGGCGCCCCATCCGGTCGGCTTTCTGGCCACTCCCGGGGGTCGGCTGTTTGTGCTGGCCAATGCCGACAGTGCGCGGCTGATGGAACTCAGAAATGAGACCAGTCTGTTGCGCCAGACAACCCGCGGCGTGCCCCACAGTTTTGCCGGAGACCGCAACTACGGTATGGCGTGGCTGTCCGGAGGGGCCACGGAACTCTACGTGATGCGTGTGGACACCAGCGGCGGGATGTTCTACCTGCCGGGACTGCTGGCCACGCCGCGCAGTGGTTTTCATCTCGGAGAATCGACCTTGGGCATGGCCACAGATGGCTTTCTGGCCAGTGTGTGGCTCGAAAACGGCGTGCAGGACACCAGCCGCGTCCAACTGCGGATCATTTCTCTGAGCCCCTACGCGATCCTCGATGCAGGATCTTCCTTCATCCCTCATCCCTCATCCTTCATCCTTTCTTCCAGCCCCAATCCTTTTAATGGCACGTTGCGCATCGAGTACACGCTGCCGCATGCGGGGCCACTCGAACTGAGCATTTACAATGTGCTCGGTCAGAAGATCGAGCAGCTTATCAGCGGCCCTCAGATCGCGGGATCCCACACACTGATGTGGACGCCGCAGTGCGGCACGGGGATTTATTTTGTCATGCTGAAGTCCGCGGACGCCGTCCGCACATCGAAAGTGGTCTACCTGAAATAA
- a CDS encoding T9SS type A sorting domain-containing protein, which produces MKSLLITLTCLLLTNRSLFADPRQWDTTGVVIRQGDDLQWEQVAARNEQGDVLVVWSSFAGGDGDIWAQLISPDGTPQWAEGGVIVCGDPGGQRYPAAIAGSDGWIVAWQDYRSPRDCQFHDDECCKIRAQKLNAAGQRQWSADNFTGVEIEGSEVDGFVLAYTMTDDHSGGAILAWDRGTSGSDSIYALRIAGEGTSVWEAPVAVAATNSGSSPATACDDAGNLLIAWEDYRESLSRIRVNKLNSSGSLLWNESGVQIYAAYCSIYGPHICLDGSGGCYVSWTPTLTNDGALHIQRMDSLGEVTWAANGVSCNRGATDYNLIASVNQDTVDGCLLAFHGSPNTVYALKVSPQGSFPWTANGVGLWSYSAFCNISPRAASDGAGGAVVAWGKERGNGYSDVRAARVSASGTRLWNGPGGVPVSEDSLHHYDAVIVPTDSARVLVAWNDVTRGVTGVRAQILGMTSGERQLTPAGLHLAGGLNGEVEYVQAVSTGNGNTAVLWPDRRDERVYTYFQILDSTGHASGASGGDSLCQQDTDPGAYASPLASCPDEHGGFFAVFSDYHSPVSSYRVTRINAAGQAAGDGLGRAIAPVTGSPYRFVCAPDRQGGVYVAWAESISQTDQRVYIARLDSLLNQVWSPPTLVATASNCLGNEPFGIVANSDASCLIAYSIGRYAATVGFHADLFCARVTGLGQREWAVQVSGAFPDGRYCSNWDPNPPPMVADGNGGAYFAWGKRIAAPADSLPDSSAVFAQHLAADSTRLWGTDGLVVLQPSTLSRGLSATAVDAHNNLMLAWTQYEGWPVVRSSVMATKLSPEGNLIWEGAQVCVTDSGVSQLSVTPDGSDGLFAAWCSRDLGGFKIFCRHLDASGQPASDPFWAAPEGSPIQQAPVSYYYPPVAASDGRGHVTLAWTEWQTDDSQALTVYHVRAQRLTLEQTVLAAKPRIALASRFALHPAFPNPFNPTTLIQFDLAVRGRVELRVYNVMGRLVRTLADGVMEAGEHTTRFDASGLASGVYFYRLQAPGFAQTHKMLLLR; this is translated from the coding sequence ATGAAGTCACTGCTGATTACTCTGACATGCTTACTCCTCACAAACAGGTCGCTTTTTGCCGATCCCCGCCAATGGGACACGACCGGCGTGGTGATTCGGCAAGGCGACGATCTGCAATGGGAACAGGTGGCGGCGCGGAATGAGCAAGGGGACGTGCTGGTGGTGTGGAGCAGTTTTGCCGGCGGTGATGGAGACATCTGGGCGCAATTGATCAGCCCGGATGGGACACCGCAATGGGCGGAAGGTGGAGTAATCGTGTGCGGCGATCCCGGCGGGCAACGCTATCCGGCGGCCATCGCGGGGAGCGACGGATGGATAGTTGCATGGCAGGATTATCGTTCACCACGCGACTGTCAGTTTCACGACGATGAATGCTGTAAAATTCGAGCGCAGAAACTGAACGCTGCGGGACAACGGCAGTGGAGCGCCGACAACTTCACCGGAGTTGAGATTGAGGGCAGTGAAGTTGATGGCTTCGTACTCGCATACACGATGACCGACGATCATTCCGGAGGAGCTATCCTTGCATGGGATAGAGGTACTAGCGGAAGCGACTCTATTTACGCATTGCGCATCGCAGGTGAGGGGACGTCCGTGTGGGAAGCACCGGTGGCGGTGGCTGCAACCAACTCCGGATCATCACCAGCAACGGCATGTGATGACGCAGGCAACCTGTTGATCGCCTGGGAGGATTATCGGGAGAGCCTGAGCCGCATCCGGGTTAACAAGTTGAACTCCTCCGGATCACTCCTGTGGAATGAGAGCGGTGTACAAATCTATGCCGCTTACTGTTCAATCTACGGCCCACACATCTGCCTGGACGGATCCGGTGGTTGTTATGTCTCCTGGACCCCTACGCTCACGAATGACGGCGCGTTGCACATACAGCGTATGGATTCGCTGGGGGAGGTGACGTGGGCCGCCAACGGCGTGTCCTGCAACCGGGGAGCCACTGATTACAACCTCATTGCCAGCGTCAACCAGGACACCGTAGATGGTTGTCTCCTCGCCTTCCACGGCAGTCCCAATACCGTCTATGCATTGAAGGTTTCGCCGCAGGGCAGCTTCCCATGGACGGCCAATGGAGTAGGTCTCTGGAGCTATTCGGCCTTCTGTAACATTTCGCCGCGGGCAGCATCTGACGGTGCGGGCGGAGCGGTTGTTGCCTGGGGCAAAGAGCGCGGTAACGGATACTCGGATGTCCGTGCCGCACGCGTGTCTGCCAGTGGCACCCGCCTATGGAATGGGCCGGGCGGCGTGCCTGTGTCAGAGGATTCGCTGCATCATTACGATGCCGTCATCGTCCCGACAGACTCCGCTCGAGTTCTGGTTGCATGGAATGATGTCACGCGGGGCGTCACCGGTGTTCGGGCACAGATTCTCGGCATGACTTCAGGCGAACGGCAACTAACTCCTGCGGGACTTCACCTTGCCGGCGGATTGAATGGAGAGGTGGAGTATGTGCAAGCTGTCAGTACGGGAAATGGGAATACGGCAGTTCTGTGGCCGGACCGGCGAGATGAGCGCGTTTACACATATTTTCAGATTCTTGACTCCACAGGCCATGCTTCGGGAGCATCCGGAGGCGACAGCTTGTGCCAGCAGGATACTGACCCCGGGGCATACGCATCGCCTCTGGCCAGTTGTCCGGATGAGCACGGCGGGTTCTTCGCAGTGTTTTCGGATTATCACTCCCCGGTAAGCTCATATCGGGTCACGCGGATCAATGCGGCGGGGCAGGCGGCAGGCGACGGGCTTGGCCGAGCTATAGCGCCAGTGACAGGCTCGCCATACCGTTTTGTCTGCGCCCCGGATAGACAGGGGGGAGTCTATGTTGCATGGGCAGAGAGTATTTCGCAAACCGATCAGCGCGTGTATATCGCGCGACTCGACAGCCTGCTGAATCAGGTATGGTCGCCGCCGACTCTCGTGGCAACGGCGTCAAACTGCTTGGGTAATGAACCCTTCGGCATCGTTGCCAACTCCGATGCGTCCTGCCTTATTGCGTACAGCATAGGGAGGTATGCTGCAACCGTCGGCTTTCATGCTGACCTCTTCTGCGCTCGCGTCACCGGTCTTGGGCAGCGGGAATGGGCTGTTCAAGTGTCGGGAGCCTTCCCTGACGGGCGCTATTGCAGCAACTGGGATCCCAACCCGCCGCCGATGGTGGCCGATGGCAACGGCGGGGCCTATTTCGCTTGGGGCAAGAGGATAGCTGCACCAGCCGACTCTCTTCCCGATTCCTCTGCCGTTTTCGCGCAGCATTTGGCGGCCGATTCGACGCGGCTTTGGGGCACGGACGGCCTTGTGGTGCTCCAGCCCTCGACCTTGTCGCGCGGCCTTTCCGCCACGGCAGTGGATGCTCATAATAATCTGATGCTGGCGTGGACTCAGTACGAAGGTTGGCCTGTCGTCAGATCATCCGTAATGGCGACGAAGCTTTCGCCCGAGGGCAATCTCATCTGGGAAGGCGCTCAGGTCTGCGTCACGGACAGTGGCGTCTCCCAGTTATCCGTGACTCCCGACGGCAGCGACGGGCTGTTCGCCGCGTGGTGCAGCAGAGACCTTGGAGGGTTCAAGATATTCTGTCGGCACCTCGATGCTTCGGGGCAACCTGCAAGCGATCCCTTTTGGGCGGCACCCGAAGGGAGCCCAATTCAGCAAGCGCCCGTCAGTTATTATTATCCTCCCGTGGCCGCATCTGACGGGCGTGGACACGTCACTCTCGCTTGGACCGAATGGCAAACGGACGACAGTCAAGCACTGACAGTCTACCATGTCCGCGCCCAGCGGCTTACTCTCGAACAGACCGTTCTCGCTGCGAAGCCGAGAATAGCCCTTGCTTCCCGTTTCGCGCTTCATCCCGCTTTTCCCAACCCTTTCAATCCGACCACGCTTATCCAATTCGATCTGGCGGTGCGGGGGCGTGTGGAACTGCGGGTGTACAACGTGATGGGGAGGCTGGTGAGGACTCTGGCCGATGGGGTGATGGAAGCCGGGGAACATACGACGCGCTTTGATGCATCCGGGCTGGCATCGGGAGTCTATTTCTATCGTTTACAGGCTCCGGGCTTTGCTCAAACCCACAAGATGCTGCTCCTCCGCTAA
- a CDS encoding T9SS type A sorting domain-containing protein — translation MPAGGSLCNGYLVRLNSLGDTLWTRTLGERWADEHFNAVRQTSDGGFIAAGYWQPQDIYKWLVRLDENGDTLWTRHLDRGSAQAVTVTEDGGYVVGGLGPIGSGYYLGMRIQKVSSAGDSLWARTYGSRSYDWQAYDAQQTADGGFMLVGLEYPTSTAVIGILKTDAEGDSLWSMTFSTTHGQANSVARTASGAYVVAGTALTQTQSGQIWLAKIGYEQIPSMAPSFIASPASFGLSAYPNPFNPATEITFSLPTAGPVTVKVFDILGQQISVLQNGLLTAGQHRVTFDGAHLPAGIYFLRLEAASHLTTLKLVLLK, via the coding sequence ATGCCTGCCGGAGGGTCGCTGTGCAACGGCTATCTTGTACGATTGAACAGCCTCGGCGATACCCTATGGACGCGGACGCTCGGTGAACGCTGGGCAGACGAGCACTTCAATGCGGTTCGGCAGACCAGCGATGGAGGCTTTATTGCCGCAGGATACTGGCAGCCGCAAGACATTTACAAATGGCTGGTGCGACTGGACGAAAACGGTGATACCCTGTGGACGCGGCACTTGGATCGTGGCTCCGCACAGGCGGTGACGGTGACCGAGGACGGCGGCTACGTGGTGGGAGGCTTAGGACCCATCGGCTCCGGCTATTATTTGGGCATGCGGATCCAGAAGGTCAGCAGCGCCGGCGACAGCTTGTGGGCTCGCACCTACGGCAGCCGAAGTTACGATTGGCAAGCGTATGACGCGCAGCAAACCGCCGACGGCGGCTTTATGCTGGTTGGATTGGAGTACCCAACATCGACTGCCGTGATTGGCATCTTGAAAACGGATGCGGAAGGTGACAGCTTATGGAGCATGACGTTCAGCACCACGCACGGTCAGGCCAACTCCGTGGCGCGAACCGCCAGCGGTGCCTATGTGGTTGCCGGAACCGCCTTGACACAGACTCAGTCCGGCCAGATATGGCTGGCGAAGATCGGATATGAACAGATACCATCGATGGCCCCTTCGTTCATCGCTTCGCCCGCATCTTTCGGCCTATCGGCGTATCCCAATCCGTTCAATCCCGCGACAGAGATTACGTTCTCTCTGCCAACAGCCGGACCGGTAACGGTCAAGGTCTTTGACATCCTCGGCCAGCAGATCTCGGTCCTGCAAAACGGTTTGCTGACTGCAGGTCAACATCGAGTGACCTTTGACGGGGCGCACCTTCCGGCGGGGATCTATTTCCTGCGGCTGGAAGCGGCATCCCATCTAACAACACTCAAACTTGTGCTGCTGAAGTAA
- a CDS encoding T9SS type A sorting domain-containing protein, whose translation MTFDGAQLPAGIYFLRLEAASHQRTLKLVLLK comes from the coding sequence GTGACCTTTGACGGGGCGCAGCTTCCGGCGGGGATTTATTTCCTGCGGCTGGAAGCGGCATCCCACCAAAGAACACTCAAACTCGTGCTGCTGAAGTAA
- a CDS encoding D-2-hydroxyacid dehydrogenase, with protein sequence MEKILITDGMDKNAVAELKKLGFDVTEQFFPEPELIENIKKFDAVVVRSATKITKPVLDNANGLKLVIRGGVGVDNIEVAHAKSKGIEVRNTPGASSASVAELALGMMFACARQIPQADASTKSGKWEKKEFGKGIELGGKVLGLIGMGRIGAQLAQRCAALGMWIMAYDKFPEAVKNHGFPLVSKQEVLEQADFISLHIPFDKTVGPEIGAAEFALMKQGVVLINCARGGTVDEEALIAALNSGKVRGAGLDVFVGEPNPRRDLVEHPKVIVTPHIGAATGEAQSRVGGEVVEILKDYFKK encoded by the coding sequence ATGGAAAAAATTCTCATTACGGACGGCATGGACAAGAATGCCGTGGCCGAACTGAAGAAGCTCGGCTTTGACGTCACCGAACAGTTCTTTCCCGAGCCGGAACTGATCGAGAACATTAAGAAGTTCGACGCGGTTGTCGTGCGCTCGGCTACCAAAATTACCAAACCGGTGCTGGACAATGCCAACGGTCTGAAGCTCGTCATTCGCGGCGGCGTGGGCGTGGACAACATCGAAGTCGCCCATGCCAAGAGCAAGGGTATTGAAGTGCGCAACACTCCCGGCGCGTCCAGCGCGTCCGTGGCCGAACTGGCCCTCGGCATGATGTTCGCCTGTGCGCGGCAGATCCCACAGGCCGATGCCTCTACCAAGTCGGGCAAATGGGAAAAGAAGGAATTCGGCAAGGGCATCGAACTGGGCGGCAAGGTGCTGGGCCTCATCGGCATGGGCCGCATCGGCGCGCAGCTTGCCCAGCGGTGCGCGGCCCTCGGCATGTGGATCATGGCCTATGACAAATTCCCCGAAGCCGTCAAGAACCACGGTTTCCCGCTGGTCTCCAAGCAGGAAGTGCTGGAGCAGGCCGACTTCATTTCCCTGCATATCCCCTTCGACAAGACCGTTGGCCCGGAAATCGGCGCGGCGGAATTTGCCCTGATGAAGCAGGGTGTGGTGCTGATTAACTGTGCCCGTGGCGGCACGGTGGATGAGGAGGCGCTGATTGCCGCCCTCAACAGCGGCAAGGTCCGTGGTGCAGGCCTCGATGTGTTTGTCGGCGAGCCCAATCCCCGCCGCGATCTGGTGGAGCATCCCAAAGTCATCGTCACCCCGCACATCGGCGCCGCCACCGGCGAAGCCCAATCCCGCGTCGGCGGCGAAGTGGTGGAAATCCTCAAGGACTACTTCAAGAAATAG